A stretch of Candidatus Sphingomonas phytovorans DNA encodes these proteins:
- a CDS encoding TonB-dependent receptor, translated as MLRHPTRPPSQTARRAACCLAFLITGTASVAHAEDPLPSGNASVDMPGQGDIVVTARKVREKMQDVPVAITAIGGEQLRENDHIRLEDLNQLVPSTNAVITNGHQTSISIRGLGNNPGSDGLENSAGVFVDGVYLGRPGMAATDLIDIKQIEVLRGPQGTLFGKNTTAGAVNITTELPGFDFGVRAQATYGNYNYQQYQASVTGPISNDLAFRLTGYRTTRGGIIDNITTNDKVGTIGRAGGRLQFLYKPNDDFSIRLIGEYASEQQSSGAVTTIPSWGLTPDKIKAKLAATGATIAIDPDGLTTAAGGPYSTGTRQGAGSAEINWKLGDFTLTSLTAFRYWQYRSRSDTEGSSADVMYGGYYIQDRQWSQELRLAFPRMGNVDAVIGLYYFSQAVDTDQHTDYGPEAAAWLTGIPNALLPAYAKVSPAIAGLLAYNNTRWDTIANPLTHSYAAFGQVNWHVTPRWNITAGFRETHETKSEDVYRPIPVSQSTGLPVAALAGQAAGPIHAAISNTAPSFLLSTDYHVTPGIMLYGLVSRGQKAGGLNTALPPTGLGADALKVKPEVATNFEIGLKSDLLDHRLTLNVDIYRTDLRNYQANVLQEVGGQVVQLLTNAGRARSQGVEAEATVRPFKGLSVRGFVAYNDAKYLSYANGPCPLEVTGKPTCDLSGKPIAGAPKWTTGLNGTYEHGLGAGLAGYVSGEYSWRSRFFGSLDDSELTKTGHYGLLNLRLGVRGKDQRWDLSVWGRNVTNVHYAANYFNYGSLLPGTYVAFFGDPATYGATLKINM; from the coding sequence TTGCTCCGTCATCCTACACGCCCGCCGTCGCAGACGGCGCGGCGCGCCGCCTGCTGCCTTGCGTTCCTGATCACCGGAACCGCCAGCGTAGCACATGCCGAGGATCCCCTGCCCTCCGGCAACGCCTCTGTGGACATGCCCGGCCAGGGCGATATCGTGGTTACTGCCCGCAAGGTCCGCGAGAAGATGCAGGACGTGCCGGTCGCGATCACCGCGATCGGCGGCGAGCAGCTCCGCGAGAATGATCATATCCGGCTCGAGGATCTGAACCAGCTCGTGCCGAGTACCAACGCCGTCATTACCAACGGCCACCAGACCAGCATTTCCATCCGCGGCCTCGGCAACAACCCGGGCAGCGACGGCCTTGAGAACAGCGCCGGCGTGTTCGTCGACGGCGTCTATCTCGGCCGGCCCGGCATGGCGGCCACCGACCTCATCGACATCAAGCAGATCGAGGTGCTGCGCGGGCCGCAGGGCACGCTGTTCGGCAAGAACACCACTGCCGGCGCGGTCAATATCACCACAGAGTTGCCCGGCTTCGATTTCGGGGTGCGTGCTCAGGCGACCTATGGCAATTATAATTACCAGCAATATCAGGCATCGGTCACCGGGCCGATCTCGAACGACCTCGCCTTTCGCCTCACCGGCTATCGGACGACGCGCGGCGGCATCATCGACAATATCACCACCAACGACAAGGTCGGGACGATCGGCCGCGCCGGAGGACGCCTGCAGTTCCTCTACAAGCCGAACGACGATTTCAGCATCCGGCTGATCGGCGAATATGCCAGCGAGCAGCAAAGCTCCGGCGCCGTAACCACCATCCCTTCATGGGGGCTAACGCCGGATAAGATCAAGGCCAAGCTTGCCGCCACCGGCGCGACGATCGCCATCGATCCGGACGGGCTGACGACCGCCGCCGGCGGCCCGTACAGCACCGGCACGCGCCAGGGTGCCGGCTCGGCGGAGATCAACTGGAAGCTCGGCGATTTCACGCTCACCTCCCTCACTGCCTTCCGCTACTGGCAATATCGTTCGCGCTCGGACACCGAGGGCAGCAGCGCCGACGTGATGTATGGCGGCTATTACATTCAGGACCGGCAGTGGAGCCAGGAGCTTCGCCTCGCGTTTCCGCGGATGGGCAATGTCGACGCGGTGATCGGCCTCTATTATTTCAGCCAGGCGGTCGATACCGACCAGCACACCGACTATGGTCCCGAGGCCGCAGCCTGGCTCACCGGCATCCCGAACGCACTGCTGCCGGCCTATGCCAAGGTATCGCCGGCGATTGCCGGGCTGCTCGCCTATAACAACACGCGCTGGGACACGATCGCCAATCCGCTGACCCACAGCTACGCGGCCTTCGGCCAGGTGAACTGGCATGTAACCCCGCGCTGGAACATCACCGCCGGCTTCCGCGAGACACATGAGACGAAGAGCGAGGATGTCTACCGTCCCATCCCCGTCAGCCAGTCGACCGGTCTCCCGGTCGCTGCGCTCGCCGGTCAGGCGGCCGGACCGATCCACGCGGCGATCTCCAACACCGCGCCGTCCTTCCTGCTCAGCACCGACTATCATGTGACGCCCGGAATCATGCTCTACGGCTTGGTCTCCCGCGGCCAGAAGGCCGGTGGCCTCAACACCGCCCTGCCGCCGACCGGACTCGGGGCTGATGCGCTGAAGGTGAAACCGGAGGTCGCGACCAATTTCGAGATCGGCCTGAAGAGCGATCTGCTCGATCACCGGCTAACCCTGAACGTCGATATCTACCGGACGGATCTGCGCAATTATCAGGCGAATGTGCTGCAGGAGGTCGGCGGCCAGGTCGTCCAGCTTCTCACCAATGCGGGCCGCGCGCGCAGCCAGGGCGTCGAGGCCGAGGCAACCGTTCGACCGTTCAAGGGCCTCTCGGTGCGGGGCTTCGTCGCTTATAACGACGCCAAATATCTTTCCTATGCCAACGGCCCCTGCCCGCTGGAGGTGACTGGCAAGCCCACCTGCGATCTTTCCGGCAAGCCGATCGCCGGGGCGCCCAAATGGACGACCGGGCTCAACGGCACCTATGAGCATGGCCTTGGCGCTGGTCTCGCCGGCTATGTCAGCGGCGAATATTCCTGGCGCTCGCGCTTCTTCGGATCGCTCGATGATTCCGAACTCACCAAAACCGGCCATTACGGCCTGCTGAACCTGCGGCTCGGCGTCCGCGGCAAGGACCAGCGCTGGGATCTCTCGGTCTGGGGCCGGAACGTCACCAACGTCCATTATGCCGCCAACTACTTCAACTACGGCTCCCTTCTGCCCGGCACCTATGTCGCCTTTTTCGGCGATCCGGCGACCTATGGCGCCACGCTCAAGATCAACATGTAA
- a CDS encoding serine/threonine protein phosphatase, with protein sequence MKYLHALLTASTFALMAAGPLDAAPPKAADTGFTIAVIPDTQNYIDYSHQTAANFAFDAREMFLEQMRYIASRLRSQGGDIAFVDSLGDVWQHQSLPIDPAHAARGFKRVANPIMDTMFAPTPKVQLIEMPTAKQGFELIAGKTPFSVVPGNHDYDAMWTDSNHLPAAKFVDMSSIGMLHAGGLDNFRSVFGAETSFFKDQRWYVASHDGGADSAQVFTAGGYRFLHIGLQFDAPNASLTWAAEVIKAHPGLPTIISTHDYMTNDGARVPNPIIDNHAVDPDDNSPQMVWDKLISQHDQIFMVLCGHEHGQAFRVDANRFGHPVYQILADYQDRHQSAVDAGAKLQPGEGIGDGWMRFLAFDMAGKTPKVHVQTYSTHYKKQSIDTTDYANWYKAKEKPRMSDADFHGQDDFSFDLTDFRARFGRGG encoded by the coding sequence ATGAAATACCTTCACGCCCTCCTCACCGCGTCGACGTTTGCTCTGATGGCCGCGGGCCCACTGGACGCCGCCCCGCCCAAGGCAGCCGACACCGGCTTCACCATCGCCGTGATCCCCGACACCCAGAACTATATCGACTACAGCCATCAGACCGCCGCCAACTTCGCCTTCGACGCGCGCGAGATGTTCCTGGAGCAGATGCGCTATATTGCCAGCCGCCTCCGCAGCCAGGGCGGCGACATCGCGTTCGTCGATTCGCTGGGGGATGTCTGGCAGCATCAGTCGCTGCCAATCGATCCAGCGCATGCCGCCCGCGGTTTCAAGCGGGTGGCCAACCCCATCATGGACACCATGTTCGCGCCCACGCCCAAGGTCCAGCTGATCGAGATGCCAACGGCGAAGCAGGGCTTCGAGCTGATCGCTGGCAAGACGCCCTTCTCGGTCGTGCCCGGCAACCATGACTATGACGCGATGTGGACCGACTCGAACCATCTTCCGGCCGCGAAGTTCGTCGACATGTCGAGCATCGGCATGCTCCACGCCGGCGGCCTCGACAATTTCCGCTCGGTGTTCGGCGCCGAGACGTCCTTCTTCAAGGACCAGCGCTGGTATGTCGCCTCACATGACGGCGGCGCGGACAGCGCCCAGGTCTTCACCGCGGGCGGCTATCGCTTCCTGCATATCGGCCTGCAGTTCGACGCGCCCAATGCATCGCTCACATGGGCGGCCGAGGTGATCAAGGCGCATCCGGGCCTGCCCACGATCATCTCCACCCATGACTATATGACCAACGACGGCGCGCGCGTGCCGAACCCGATCATCGACAACCATGCCGTCGATCCCGACGACAACAGCCCGCAGATGGTGTGGGACAAGCTCATCAGCCAGCACGATCAGATCTTCATGGTGCTGTGCGGCCATGAGCATGGCCAGGCCTTTCGCGTCGACGCCAACCGGTTCGGCCATCCCGTCTACCAGATTCTGGCCGACTATCAGGATCGCCATCAAAGCGCGGTCGATGCCGGCGCCAAGCTGCAGCCGGGCGAAGGGATCGGCGACGGCTGGATGCGTTTCCTCGCCTTCGACATGGCGGGCAAGACGCCGAAAGTGCATGTCCAGACCTATTCGACGCACTACAAAAAGCAGAGCATCGACACGACCGACTATGCGAACTGGTATAAGGCCAAGGAGAAACCCCGGATGAGCGATGCGGATTTCCACGGCCAGGACGATTTCAGCTTCGACCTTACCGATTTTCGCGCGCGCTTCGGCCGGGGAGGCTGA
- a CDS encoding helix-turn-helix domain containing protein, translating to MTNETAGTNGGIVERGRGRPRDAEKDQAIRDAAWDVLARKGYDGLTFEAVAEAAGCGRATLYRRFSSKLELIAAIMHETSRQVEPEIPPGMDAREGLLAHAGAFARYMEGSRGKAILSLSEAESRLPDLALVTARQKENEREYYYMFFRRLAPNASPEHLSFTFDTLAGAMLHHTIVCRRTMTPRDIEMIVDTTLFLLCREPEDTSPENARDRSPRRSGQSPQRL from the coding sequence GTGACGAACGAGACCGCCGGCACCAATGGCGGCATTGTGGAGCGAGGGCGCGGACGGCCCCGGGATGCGGAAAAGGACCAGGCGATCCGCGATGCGGCCTGGGACGTGTTGGCGCGCAAGGGCTATGACGGCCTCACCTTCGAGGCGGTCGCGGAGGCGGCGGGGTGCGGCCGTGCGACGCTCTATCGCCGCTTCTCGTCCAAGCTGGAACTGATCGCGGCGATCATGCACGAGACGTCGCGCCAGGTGGAGCCGGAGATTCCGCCCGGCATGGATGCCAGGGAGGGCCTGCTGGCCCATGCCGGCGCTTTTGCCCGCTACATGGAAGGGTCGCGCGGAAAAGCGATACTGAGCCTCAGCGAAGCCGAGTCCCGCCTTCCCGACCTTGCGCTGGTGACGGCTCGCCAGAAGGAGAATGAGCGCGAATATTATTATATGTTCTTCCGCCGGCTGGCGCCGAACGCCAGCCCTGAGCACCTGTCGTTCACCTTCGATACGCTGGCGGGCGCCATGCTGCACCACACGATCGTCTGCCGCCGCACCATGACGCCCCGCGATATCGAGATGATCGTCGATACGACGCTGTTCCTTCTCTGCCGCGAGCCGGAAGATACCAGCCCTGAAAACGCTCGCGACCGGTCTCCTCGACGTTCAGGACAAAGTCCTCAGCGCCTTTGA